Proteins from a genomic interval of Prionailurus viverrinus isolate Anna chromosome F2, UM_Priviv_1.0, whole genome shotgun sequence:
- the ZNF572 gene encoding zinc finger protein 572: protein MEQEQKLLISDFSGFTERESLKSPFPGDASKNHLETVQHNSKADKESASKRSKRDGPQNCKHEDIEESPLMSSQGNEIWCSDSYEKDSKSENQGNSAGEEEEKPSHWGWAPGECRSASVQQNSTSRDKPYKCAECWKSFNNSSHLRIHQRTHSGEKPYKCSECGKCFSNSSHLIQHLRTHTGEKPYQCGECGKSFSNTSHLIIHERTHTGEKPYKCPECGKSFSSSSHLIQHHRSHTGEKPYECPVCGKCFSHSYVLIEHQRIHTGEKPYTCPDCGKSFSQSSSLIRHQRTHTGEKPYKCLECGKSFGCNSTLIKHQRIHTGEKPYQCTECGKSFSRSSNLIAHRKTHAGEKPCESPEYEESLSRNCSAIEECGLQPGEKPYKCCECGKCFGLSSHLIRHQRTHTGEKPYRCSECWKTFSQSSTLVIHQRTHTGERPYKCPDCGEGFSQSFNLIRHRRTHVGEKPYKCTDCDKCFSRSAYLTQHRKMHLEKSFESPEVNDFPPGWTWKNCPGEMALISSFSVPRPSSS from the exons ATGGAGCAAGAGCAAAAACTGTTGATCTCAGATTTTAGTGGCTTCACGGAGAGGGAGAGTTTGAAAAGCCCTTTTCCAG GAGATGCAAGTAAGAATCATTTGGAAACTGTACAACACAACTCCAAGGCAGATAAAGAGAGCGCCTCAAAACGGTCTAAGAGAGATGGCCCACAAAATTGTAAGCATGAGGATATAGAAGAAAGTCCATTGATGTCGTCCCAAGGCAATGAGATCTGGTGCAGTGATTCCTATGAGAAGGACAGCAAGTCAGAGAATCAGGGAAATTCtgcaggagaagaagaagaaaaacccaGTCACTGGGGATGGGCTCCCGGGGAATGCCGCAGTGCCTCTGTCCAGCAGAATTCGACCTCCAGGGACAAACCCTACAAGTGTGCTGAATGTTGGAAAAGCTTCAATAACAGCTCTCATTTGCGTATTCACCAGAGGACCCACTCAGGAGAAAAACCTTATAAATGTTCTGAGTGTGGGAAATGCTTCAGTAACAGCTCTCACCTGATTCAGCACCTGAgaacacacacaggagagaagcccTACCAGTGTGGCGAGTGTGGGAAAAGCTTCAGCAATACCTCCCATCTAATCATTCACGAGAGGACTCACACGGGAGAGAAACCCTACAAATGTCCCGAGTGTGGGAAGAGCTTTAGTAGCAGCTCCCACCTTATTCAGCACCACAGGTCGCATACCGGCGAGAAGCCCTACGAATGTCCCGTGTGTGGGAAATGCTTCAGCCACAGCTATGTCCTCATAGAACATCAGAGGATTCACACGGGAGAAAAACCTTATACGTGTCCTGACTGTGGAAAGAGTTTTAGTCAGAGTTCTAGCCTGATTCGCCACCAGCGGACACACACGGGAGAGAAGCCCTACAAATGTCTCGAGTGCGGGAAAAGCTTCGGTTGTAATTCGACTCTCATAAAGCACCAGAGGATTCACACAGGAGAAAAACCGTATCAGTGTACAGAATGCGGCAAGAGCTTCAGTCGAAGTTCGAACCTAATCGCACACCGGAAAACACACGCAGGAGAGAAGCCCTGTGAAAGTCCCGAATATGAAGAAAGTTTGAGTCGGAACTGCAGTGCGATAGAAGAGTGTGGACTCCAGCCTGGGGAGAAACCCTACAAGTGTTGTGAGTGCGGAAAGTGTTTCGGTCTCAGCTCCCATCTCATTAGACACCAGAgaacacacacaggagagaagccGTACAGGTGTTCGGAGTGTTGGAAAACTTTCAGTCAGAGTTCCACCCTGGTGATTCACCAGAGGACGCACACGGGAGAGAGACCTTATAAGTGTCCTGACTGTGGCGAGGGCTTCAGCCAGAGCTTTAATCTCATCAGGCACCGGAGGACTCACGtgggagagaaaccttacaaatgcaCCGACTGTGACAAGTGCTTCAGCAGAAGTGCCTATCTCACTCAGCATCGGAAGATGCACCTAGAAAAGTCTTTCGAGTCTCCTGAAGTCAATGATTTTCCTCCTGGGTGGACTTGGAAAAACTGTCCAGGGGAAATGGCCCTCATCTCTTCCTTTTCAGTCCCACGTCCATCTTCCTCTTGA